A DNA window from Hemibagrus wyckioides isolate EC202008001 linkage group LG11, SWU_Hwy_1.0, whole genome shotgun sequence contains the following coding sequences:
- the pde6d gene encoding retinal rod rhodopsin-sensitive cGMP 3',5'-cyclic phosphodiesterase subunit delta isoform X1, with translation MSSDEDRAKEILKGFKLNWMNLRDAETGKVLWQGTEDLSVPGVEHEARVPKKILKCKAVSRELNFSSSEKLEKFRLEQKVLFKGQCLEEWFFEFGFVIPNSTNTWQSLIEAAPESQMMPANVLTGNVVIETKFYDDELHVSTSRVRLFYV, from the exons ATGTCTTCGGACGAAGACCGAGCAAAGGAGATTCTGAAGGGCTTTAAACT AAACTGGATGAACCTGAGGGATGCAGAGACGGGGAAAGTTCTCTGGCAGGGAACTGAAGATCTCTCTGTTCCTGGTGTAGAACATGAAG CTCGGGTACCCAAAAAGATCCTAAAATGTAAAGCTGTCTCCAGAGAGCTTAATTTCTCCTCATCAGAAAAGCTGGAAAAGTTTCGCCTGGAGCAGAAGGTTCTCTTCAAAGGCCAGTGTCTAGAAG AGTGGTTCTTTGAATTTGGCTTTGTGATCCCCAATTCCACAAACACATGGCAGTCTTTGATAGAGGCAGCACCCGAGTCACAGATGATGCCTGCTAACGTGTTAAC TGGAAATGTTGTCATAGAGACGAAATTCTACGACGACGAGCTTCACGTCAGCACCTCTCGAGTACGGCTTTTCTATGTCTGA
- the pde6d gene encoding retinal rod rhodopsin-sensitive cGMP 3',5'-cyclic phosphodiesterase subunit delta isoform X2, which yields MNLRDAETGKVLWQGTEDLSVPGVEHEARVPKKILKCKAVSRELNFSSSEKLEKFRLEQKVLFKGQCLEEWFFEFGFVIPNSTNTWQSLIEAAPESQMMPANVLTGNVVIETKFYDDELHVSTSRVRLFYV from the exons ATGAACCTGAGGGATGCAGAGACGGGGAAAGTTCTCTGGCAGGGAACTGAAGATCTCTCTGTTCCTGGTGTAGAACATGAAG CTCGGGTACCCAAAAAGATCCTAAAATGTAAAGCTGTCTCCAGAGAGCTTAATTTCTCCTCATCAGAAAAGCTGGAAAAGTTTCGCCTGGAGCAGAAGGTTCTCTTCAAAGGCCAGTGTCTAGAAG AGTGGTTCTTTGAATTTGGCTTTGTGATCCCCAATTCCACAAACACATGGCAGTCTTTGATAGAGGCAGCACCCGAGTCACAGATGATGCCTGCTAACGTGTTAAC TGGAAATGTTGTCATAGAGACGAAATTCTACGACGACGAGCTTCACGTCAGCACCTCTCGAGTACGGCTTTTCTATGTCTGA
- the phb2b gene encoding prohibitin-2b → MANKEPNFFQHLRDFAGRMSSGPRGAGIGLKLLIGAGALAYGIKEATYTVEGGQRAIIFSRIGGMQMDTVLSEGLHFRIPWFQYPIIYDIRAKPNKISSLTGSKDLQMVNIALRVLSRPMASNLPYMYQHLGKDYDERVLPSIVNEVLKSVVAKFNASQLITQRAQVSLLIRRELVERAKDFNIILDDVALTELSFSREYTAAVEAKQVAQQEAQRAQFFVEKAKQDQKQKIIQAEGEAQAAKMLGEAVTKNPGYLKLRRIRAAQNIAKTIATSQNRVYLNADSLVLNLQDDSFNKLSLNKKK, encoded by the exons ATGGCGAATAAAGAGCCCAAT TTTTTTCAGCATTTGAGGGATTTTGCTGGCCGTATGTCATCTGGCCCTCGTGGTGCAGGGATTGGATTAAAATTACTAATCGGTGCTGGTGCACTTGCCTATGGAATCAAAGAGGCTACATATACAG TGGAGGGTGGTCAGCGAGCGATCATCTTCAGCAGAATTGGTGGAATGCAGATGGACACTGTCCTGTCTGAGGGGCTACACTTCAG GATACCATGGTTTCAGTACCCGATTATTTATGATATCAGGGCAAAACCAAACAAGATTTCCTCTTTGACTGGAAGTAAAG ACCTTCAGATGGTGAACATTGCGCTGCGTGTGTTGTCACGGCCCATGGCCTCCAACCTTCCCTATATGTACCAGCATCTGGGGAAGGACTATGATGAGCGTGTCCTTCCTTCCATAGTCAATGAAGTCCTGAAAAGCGTTGTAGCCAAATTCAATGCCTCACAGCTTATAACGCAAAGAGCTCAG GTTTCACTGCTGATCCGTCGAGAGCTGGTCGAACGTGCTAAAGACTTCAACATCATTCTCGATGACGTAGCCCTCACAGAGCTGAGCTTCAGCAGAGAGTACACAGCAGCTGTGGAGGCCAAACAAGTTG CCCAGCAAGAGGCACAGAGAGCTCAGTTCTTTGTGGAAAAAGCTAAGCAGGATCAGAAGCAAAAGATCATCCAAGCTGAAGGAGAGGCCCAAGCAGCCAAAATG TTAGGAGAGGCGGTCACAAAGAATCCTGGATATCTCAAACTGAGGAGAATCCGAGCAGCACAGAACATCGCTAAAACG ATTGCAACCTCCCAGAACCGAGTATATCTGAATGCAGACAGTCTAGTTCTGAATCTCCAGGATGACTCATTTAATAA attgTCACTGAATAAAAAGAAGTAA